One Brachyspira pilosicoli P43/6/78 genomic window carries:
- a CDS encoding transglycosylase SLT domain-containing protein — translation MKKNIIIFVILFELIIIIMTSGLGAQGKAYIPDIVSKNKLNYGSALKLYNDKQYKKAYAQFTNLINSSNDLLIRDYIIYYGAKSALSTNMYDEAIDLYSKLMTEYPRSSLYPFAEQYKALAEFYKDDYPISNFFNSNKQKWIKEFVGLKAMKETEDTNKAKLIALELTKKYINREALIYLNNNFEEEIYNFNNNIKYKAAVELYDAGYRTAALKYFNNLIELNAYKNNSIYYKARINQLAGNRESASTLFNEYLANTNNKEYRKLAIYWNANNYERLKNYTKARELYNTFLRNYPKDSYVPRIYNSFINISLNNNNLPEAKKYLTNSLKNFHNNRYTELSLKSYLRKALKLKNKTETYYAINELDKIYPKYRHDFVLSWYMWAAEELGDTETRDKYIMKSLLESKNPFYVKGALSLATDEMINNVSKSNTYYLNEAKKYYADSNYTQTMQMLDKMQFIDYIVTKKEDNLVKEARAIAKEIFMQNKFVQDFYSNKKENEIFNELSLQTREEVNKPILLYYYGDMDNAYREFNTVYQKTQVTYPLFYYAEKIYKSSLNTKRFMQICANIGKYFGYNYYDNVDLLPDEFRKYVYPRYFDEYVVPEAKYYKIEPNFVYSIMREESLFDVKAKSYVGAMGLMQLMPTTAAAENKKSRYRYNPLNLTDAKQNINIGISHLSWLFQSQNASNYALVAASYNAGSGRGNRWKKEYGTNNMYRTARFIDIEETEFYVERVMKSYEYYSRYYKN, via the coding sequence ATGAAAAAGAATATTATTATCTTTGTTATACTTTTTGAATTAATTATTATAATAATGACTTCCGGATTAGGTGCTCAAGGGAAAGCATATATACCTGATATAGTATCAAAGAATAAACTAAATTACGGCAGTGCATTAAAACTATATAATGATAAGCAATATAAAAAAGCATATGCACAATTTACAAATCTAATAAACAGCAGCAATGATTTATTAATAAGAGATTATATTATATATTATGGAGCAAAAAGTGCTTTAAGTACTAATATGTATGATGAGGCAATAGATTTATATTCTAAACTTATGACAGAATATCCAAGGTCATCATTATACCCTTTTGCTGAACAATATAAAGCATTAGCAGAGTTCTACAAAGATGATTATCCTATAAGTAATTTTTTCAACAGCAACAAACAAAAATGGATAAAAGAGTTTGTTGGATTAAAAGCAATGAAAGAAACTGAAGACACTAATAAAGCAAAATTAATAGCATTAGAGTTAACTAAAAAATACATAAACAGAGAAGCTTTAATATATTTAAATAATAATTTTGAAGAAGAGATATATAATTTTAATAATAATATAAAATATAAAGCAGCTGTAGAATTATATGATGCTGGATATAGAACTGCCGCTTTAAAATATTTTAATAATCTTATAGAACTTAATGCCTACAAAAACAATTCAATATATTATAAAGCAAGAATTAATCAATTAGCAGGAAACAGAGAAAGTGCTTCTACATTATTTAATGAATATCTTGCTAATACCAACAATAAAGAATATAGAAAACTAGCAATTTATTGGAATGCTAATAATTATGAAAGGCTAAAAAATTATACTAAAGCGAGAGAGTTATATAATACTTTTTTAAGAAATTATCCAAAAGATAGTTATGTGCCAAGAATTTATAATAGCTTTATTAATATAAGTTTAAATAATAATAATTTGCCTGAAGCTAAAAAATATTTGACAAACTCTCTAAAGAATTTCCATAACAATAGATATACAGAACTTTCATTAAAAAGTTATTTAAGAAAGGCATTAAAATTAAAAAATAAAACAGAAACATATTATGCAATTAATGAATTAGACAAAATATATCCAAAATACAGACATGACTTTGTATTATCATGGTATATGTGGGCTGCTGAAGAATTGGGTGATACTGAAACAAGAGATAAGTATATAATGAAAAGTCTGCTTGAAAGTAAAAATCCTTTTTATGTAAAAGGAGCTTTAAGTTTAGCAACTGATGAAATGATAAACAATGTTTCTAAAAGCAATACTTACTATTTAAACGAAGCAAAAAAATATTATGCTGATTCAAATTATACCCAAACTATGCAAATGCTTGATAAAATGCAGTTTATAGATTATATAGTAACTAAAAAAGAAGATAATTTAGTAAAAGAAGCAAGAGCTATAGCTAAAGAAATATTTATGCAAAATAAATTTGTTCAAGACTTTTATTCTAATAAAAAAGAAAATGAAATATTCAATGAATTATCTTTGCAAACAAGAGAGGAAGTAAACAAACCTATATTATTATATTATTATGGTGATATGGACAATGCTTATAGAGAATTTAATACAGTTTATCAAAAAACACAGGTTACTTATCCTTTATTTTATTATGCAGAAAAGATATATAAGTCATCATTAAACACAAAGAGATTTATGCAGATTTGTGCTAATATAGGAAAATATTTTGGATATAATTATTATGACAATGTGGATTTACTTCCAGATGAGTTTAGAAAATATGTTTATCCTAGATACTTTGATGAATATGTTGTACCTGAGGCAAAATATTATAAAATAGAGCCAAATTTTGTATACTCTATAATGAGAGAAGAGAGTTTATTTGATGTAAAAGCAAAATCTTATGTTGGGGCAATGGGGCTTATGCAATTAATGCCTACAACTGCCGCTGCTGAAAATAAAAAATCAAGATATAGATATAACCCTCTAAACTTAACAGATGCTAAACAAAATATTAATATTGGCATATCGCATTTAAGCTGGTTATTCCAAAGTCAAAATGCTAGTAATTATGCATTAGTTGCTGCTAGCTATAATGCTGGTTCTGGAAGAGGAAACAGATGGAAAAAAGAATATGGTACAAATAATATGTATCGTACTGCAAGGTTTATAGATATAGAAGAGACAGAGTTTTATGTTGAAAGAGTAATGAAAAGCTATGAATATTATAGCAGATATTATAAAAACTAA